The following proteins are co-located in the Streptobacillus canis genome:
- the tpiA gene encoding triose-phosphate isomerase, with product MRKIIVAGNWKMNKTRTETEKFFKELLPLVEGKTVEMVIAAPFTSLETAIRETKGSNIKIAAQNMNPKESGAYTGEISPLMLKDLGVEYVLVGHSERREYYKECNKFINEKVCSAIDHGLKPILCFGETLEQREANITEKVVEEQLREGLKGVCEKGILNVVLAYEPVWAIGTGKTATSEQAQEVHAFIRDLLTDMYGAEIAAEITVQYGGSMKPENAFELMSQKDIDGGLIGGAALEPASFAKLVEAGSQI from the coding sequence ATGAGAAAAATTATCGTTGCTGGAAACTGGAAAATGAATAAAACAAGAACAGAAACTGAAAAATTCTTTAAAGAATTATTACCATTAGTTGAAGGTAAAACAGTTGAAATGGTTATAGCAGCTCCATTTACAAGTTTAGAAACTGCTATAAGAGAAACAAAAGGATCAAACATTAAAATTGCAGCTCAAAATATGAACCCTAAAGAAAGTGGAGCATATACAGGAGAAATTTCACCTTTAATGTTAAAAGATTTAGGTGTTGAGTATGTATTAGTAGGTCATTCAGAAAGAAGAGAATACTATAAAGAATGTAATAAATTTATAAATGAAAAAGTTTGTTCAGCTATAGATCATGGATTAAAACCAATTTTATGTTTTGGAGAAACTTTAGAACAAAGAGAAGCAAACATAACTGAAAAAGTTGTTGAAGAGCAATTAAGAGAAGGTTTAAAAGGTGTTTGTGAAAAAGGAATTTTAAATGTAGTATTAGCTTATGAGCCAGTTTGGGCAATTGGAACAGGTAAAACTGCTACTTCTGAACAAGCACAAGAAGTACATGCTTTTATTAGAGATTTATTAACTGATATGTATGGTGCAGAAATTGCTGCAGAAATTACAGTACAATATGGTGGATCAATGAAACCTGAAAATGCATTTGAATTAATGTCTCAAAAAGATATTGATGGTGGATTAATAGGTGGAGCAGCATTAGAACCTGCAAGTTTTGCTAAACTTGTAGAAGCTGGGTCTCAAATATAA
- a CDS encoding Cof-type HAD-IIB family hydrolase: MKYKLIATDMDGTLLNGEHKISEINKEYILKAQKNGHIFVLASGRPTFAMQDFAKELEMDKFGGYIVSFNGGEIIDCKTGERIYTLGVEKQDAIEIYYYAKENGLYFLTYNDNKILVSEINEFTKVEAEITLGEIERIENIEEIDFSKVTKCMLLGDPKILIEHEAKLKQSKFAEKLFFARSFPIFLEVVNNKVDKGKTLHKLLEILNIDKESTISAGDSYNDIPLLEASAFKVAPSNAKPELKEMVDYVGVSNEEGILADLIEKFVLNK; the protein is encoded by the coding sequence ATGAAATACAAATTAATTGCTACTGATATGGATGGAACACTTTTAAATGGTGAACATAAAATATCAGAAATAAATAAAGAATATATTTTAAAAGCACAGAAAAATGGACATATATTTGTTCTAGCAAGTGGAAGACCAACTTTTGCAATGCAAGATTTTGCTAAAGAATTAGAAATGGATAAATTTGGAGGATATATTGTTTCTTTTAATGGTGGTGAAATAATTGATTGTAAAACTGGTGAAAGAATATATACTTTAGGTGTTGAAAAACAAGATGCAATAGAAATTTATTATTATGCTAAAGAGAATGGATTATATTTTTTAACATATAATGATAATAAAATTTTAGTAAGTGAAATAAATGAATTTACAAAAGTAGAAGCAGAAATAACTCTAGGTGAAATAGAAAGAATAGAAAATATTGAAGAAATAGATTTTAGTAAAGTTACAAAATGTATGTTGCTTGGAGATCCAAAGATATTAATAGAGCATGAAGCAAAATTAAAACAAAGTAAATTTGCAGAAAAGCTATTTTTTGCAAGATCATTCCCAATATTTTTAGAGGTTGTTAATAACAAAGTAGATAAAGGAAAAACTTTACATAAATTATTAGAAATATTAAATATTGATAAAGAAAGTACTATATCTGCAGGGGATAGTTACAATGACATTCCGTTACTTGAAGCTAGTGCATTTAAAGTTGCTCCTAGTAATGCTAAACCAGAACTTAAAGAAATGGTTGATTATGTAGGTGTGAGTAATGAAGAAGGAATACTAGCAGATTTAATAGAAAAATTTGTATTAAATAAGTAA
- a CDS encoding acetate/propionate family kinase: MKILVLNSGSSSLKFSVIDTASEEVMIKGLCERIGIENSRFSIKNFVRNKKIDKVPEPFPNHKRALEFVLNVLVDNEFGVFEDVSQIQAIGHRVVHGGEEFTEPLLINDKNIISLEKISSLAPLHNPANVMGIKVMRELLPNTPNVAVFDTAFHSSMAAKAYMYAIPYEEYEKLKIRKYGFHGTSHKYVCKVAEKLLLEKGINKPYGGYKIISCHLGNGASITAIKDGKVLDTSMGFTPLAGLVMGTRCGDIDPSIVLHIMQEYHLSIEEMSQKLNKRSGVLGVYGKSSDNRELTEAMLSGDERAKLAFDMMAYSIQKFIGAYYILLQGVDAIIFTGGIGENSSETRQKVCENLEFMNIKLDYEKNKVRKSGDIDLSMEDSKTSIFKIETNEELMISIETVNLLKG; encoded by the coding sequence ATGAAAATATTAGTGTTAAATAGTGGTAGTTCATCTTTAAAGTTTTCTGTAATTGATACTGCCAGTGAAGAAGTAATGATTAAAGGATTATGTGAAAGAATTGGAATTGAGAATTCAAGATTTAGTATCAAAAATTTTGTTAGAAATAAAAAAATTGACAAAGTTCCTGAACCATTTCCAAATCATAAAAGAGCTTTAGAATTTGTTTTAAATGTTTTAGTAGATAATGAATTTGGAGTATTTGAAGATGTAAGTCAAATACAAGCAATTGGACACAGGGTAGTACATGGTGGAGAAGAATTTACAGAACCATTATTAATCAATGATAAGAATATAATTTCGTTAGAAAAAATTTCGTCTTTAGCTCCTTTACACAATCCTGCAAATGTTATGGGGATAAAAGTAATGAGAGAATTATTGCCTAATACTCCTAATGTAGCAGTATTTGATACTGCATTTCATTCTAGCATGGCTGCAAAAGCATACATGTATGCAATTCCTTATGAAGAATATGAAAAATTAAAAATAAGAAAATACGGGTTCCATGGAACAAGTCATAAATATGTTTGTAAGGTTGCAGAAAAATTATTATTAGAAAAAGGAATAAATAAACCTTATGGTGGATATAAAATTATTAGTTGTCATTTGGGTAATGGTGCTTCAATTACAGCAATAAAAGATGGTAAGGTTTTAGATACTTCTATGGGATTTACACCACTTGCTGGACTTGTAATGGGTACACGTTGTGGTGACATTGACCCTTCAATTGTATTACATATAATGCAAGAATATCATTTATCTATTGAAGAAATGAGTCAAAAACTTAATAAGAGATCTGGGGTTTTAGGAGTATATGGTAAGAGCTCAGATAATAGAGAATTGACAGAAGCAATGTTGAGTGGTGATGAGAGAGCCAAGCTTGCTTTTGATATGATGGCATATAGTATACAAAAATTTATTGGTGCATATTACATTTTATTACAAGGTGTCGATGCAATTATTTTCACAGGTGGAATAGGTGAAAATTCAAGTGAAACAAGACAAAAAGTATGTGAAAATTTAGAATTTATGAATATAAAACTTGATTATGAAAAAAATAAAGTAAGGAAATCTGGAGATATAGATTTAAGTATGGAAGATTCTAAAACTAGCATATTTAAGATAGAAACAAATGAAGAATTAATGATTTCAATTGAAACAGTTAATTTATTGAAAGGATAG
- a CDS encoding HU family DNA-binding protein, which translates to MSKKGFVEEYAQLTGETKKRSEELVNAFLETVEKLVVKGEDVQFVGWGSFKVQERKEREGINPKTQKEIKIPAKKVLKFKVGKKFAEKVSKAK; encoded by the coding sequence ATGTCAAAAAAAGGATTTGTTGAAGAATATGCACAATTAACAGGAGAAACTAAAAAAAGATCAGAAGAGTTAGTTAATGCTTTCTTAGAAACAGTTGAAAAATTAGTAGTTAAAGGTGAAGATGTTCAATTCGTTGGATGGGGATCATTCAAAGTTCAAGAAAGAAAAGAAAGAGAAGGAATCAACCCTAAAACTCAAAAAGAAATAAAAATACCTGCTAAAAAAGTATTAAAATTCAAAGTTGGGAAAAAATTTGCTGAAAAAGTTTCAAAAGCAAAATAA
- a CDS encoding preprotein translocase subunit SecG, which translates to MKTLLVILLVVLAIILIGVILIQPDRSRGIAKTANVLDQEKEGIEKFTEYVAFLFLFVAILYNIIR; encoded by the coding sequence ATGAAAACATTATTAGTAATCTTATTAGTTGTATTAGCAATAATATTAATTGGTGTAATATTAATTCAACCTGACAGAAGTCGTGGAATTGCTAAAACAGCAAATGTATTAGATCAAGAGAAAGAAGGAATAGAAAAATTTACAGAATATGTTGCTTTTTTATTCTTATTTGTTGCGATTTTATACAATATAATTAGATAA